One Natrinema marinum genomic window carries:
- a CDS encoding glycosyltransferase family 2 protein, with protein MYRDRTVGVVVPSYNEEEFVGNVIDTVPSYVDRIYAIDDCSNDDTWTEIRRHAAKMNGCASVASADGHAPVSKAETDAGFDRRVVPIRHEENRGVGGVIKTGYLRAREDELDITAVLAGDGQMDPRHLPRLLDPIVDGAADYTKGNRLIAKEYRTDMPRFRLYGNAILTHLTRISSGYWKVMDPQNGYTAISLGALERLPIEDLYEYYGYPNDLLVKLNADEMRVADVPMPAVYGDEESTIRYPSYVRKVSVLLARNFLWRVSVRYVERDFNPKEPLYTAAFIAAAIGTLGGLRTLLSEHRPQKKRVLLAVSSCILFVGVLVPSIGDLLKADGEWDTGVRIYD; from the coding sequence GTGTATAGGGACCGAACGGTCGGCGTCGTCGTGCCGTCGTACAACGAGGAAGAATTCGTTGGGAACGTGATCGACACGGTCCCCTCGTACGTCGATCGGATATACGCCATCGACGACTGCTCAAACGACGACACGTGGACGGAGATCCGACGGCACGCCGCAAAGATGAACGGGTGTGCGTCTGTTGCCAGCGCAGACGGACATGCGCCGGTGTCAAAGGCCGAAACTGACGCGGGATTCGATCGCCGCGTCGTCCCGATACGCCACGAGGAGAACCGCGGCGTCGGCGGCGTCATAAAGACCGGGTATCTGCGCGCCCGCGAGGACGAACTCGACATCACAGCCGTTCTGGCCGGAGATGGGCAGATGGATCCCCGGCACCTCCCACGATTGCTCGATCCGATCGTCGATGGCGCTGCCGACTACACGAAAGGGAACCGGCTGATCGCCAAGGAATACCGCACAGACATGCCCCGCTTCCGACTGTACGGGAACGCGATTCTGACGCACCTGACGCGGATTTCCTCTGGGTACTGGAAGGTGATGGACCCACAAAACGGGTACACCGCGATCTCACTCGGGGCTCTCGAGCGTCTCCCGATCGAGGATCTGTACGAATATTACGGCTATCCGAACGATCTGCTGGTAAAGTTAAACGCCGACGAAATGCGCGTTGCTGACGTCCCAATGCCCGCCGTCTACGGCGACGAGGAGTCTACCATCCGCTATCCATCGTACGTTCGAAAGGTCTCGGTGCTCCTGGCTCGGAACTTCCTCTGGCGCGTATCGGTACGATACGTCGAACGCGACTTCAACCCAAAAGAACCGCTCTATACCGCCGCGTTCATCGCCGCGGCAATCGGAACCCTCGGCGGATTGCGAACGCTACTTTCGGAGCATCGACCCCAGAAGAAGCGCGTTCTACTGGCCGTCTCGAGTTGTATTCTGTTCGTCGGCGTTCTCGTTCCGTCGATAGGGGACCTTCTCAAGGCGGACGGAGAGTGGGACACCGGGGTGCGGATCTATGACTAG
- a CDS encoding alkaline phosphatase family protein, which yields MTMLAIGLDGANWNLVDKWIADGKLPNLRRLKENGIGGTSKSCLPPLTVPNWKCYSTGKNPGNFGVFRFDRIDTESRSHTFHDYSDFDSPELWDYLNADGLTTGIINKPSTYPPKAVDGFMVSGGPDASDSEYRSLESGFTYPSALGDELQAAFDYDVHPTPMISPSETGDREVEAILDLIETRFQVARYLLDREAPDFLHLTIFYNMALQHYFWREEPVLRAWKVIDENLAGFIDDGHDLVIFSDHGTCRVDVTFYINVWLEENGYLTTEQTVDRRLRSLGFTRERALRIAKRLGMVDVLSKTVPERIQKVLPWEEGLKRDRVLSAVDWDETSVLASNQGPVYLTLDRDDAEYEPLRTELIERLQALSHPETGAHIVDAVHRGEELYSGPYAGASPDLVIEQGDNVHTSDAIGPNSWWANTGVWQGGNTRNGLFLFHGPSFRQGATDADAEIVDIAPTILHSMNVPVPDDMDGTVLDVFEDDADNAVTYRTPLSTPNSAARTESESVEQRLADLGYLE from the coding sequence ATGACAATGCTAGCAATCGGACTGGACGGTGCGAACTGGAATCTCGTTGATAAATGGATCGCCGACGGAAAGCTACCGAACCTCAGGCGGTTAAAAGAGAACGGTATCGGCGGAACGTCGAAGAGTTGCTTGCCCCCGTTGACGGTGCCCAACTGGAAGTGTTATTCGACCGGAAAGAATCCAGGAAACTTCGGCGTCTTCCGATTCGACAGGATTGACACGGAGTCGCGTTCGCACACGTTCCACGACTATTCCGACTTCGACAGTCCAGAACTGTGGGACTACCTCAACGCCGACGGGTTGACGACCGGGATCATCAACAAGCCGTCGACTTATCCCCCGAAGGCTGTCGACGGGTTCATGGTGTCCGGCGGCCCGGACGCGTCCGATTCGGAGTATCGGTCGCTCGAGTCCGGATTCACGTATCCATCCGCACTGGGCGACGAGTTGCAAGCGGCATTCGACTACGATGTTCATCCGACACCGATGATATCCCCGTCTGAGACCGGCGACCGAGAGGTGGAGGCGATACTGGATCTGATTGAGACGCGGTTCCAAGTTGCGAGGTACCTGCTCGATCGCGAAGCTCCCGACTTTCTTCACCTAACTATCTTCTATAATATGGCCCTCCAGCATTACTTCTGGCGAGAGGAACCGGTTCTTCGTGCCTGGAAGGTTATCGACGAGAACCTCGCCGGGTTTATCGACGACGGTCACGACCTCGTCATCTTCTCCGACCACGGAACGTGTCGTGTCGACGTTACGTTCTACATCAACGTCTGGCTCGAGGAGAACGGCTATCTGACGACCGAGCAGACCGTCGATCGGCGGTTACGGTCTCTCGGATTTACCCGCGAACGGGCGCTTCGGATCGCCAAACGTCTAGGAATGGTCGACGTTCTCAGCAAGACGGTGCCCGAACGAATCCAGAAGGTCCTCCCCTGGGAGGAGGGGCTCAAACGTGACAGAGTGCTCTCGGCGGTCGACTGGGACGAAACGTCGGTCCTCGCCAGCAATCAGGGTCCGGTCTACCTGACTCTCGATCGTGACGATGCCGAGTACGAGCCCCTTCGAACCGAACTGATCGAACGGTTGCAAGCCCTCTCGCATCCCGAAACCGGGGCGCACATCGTCGATGCCGTCCATCGAGGGGAGGAATTATACTCGGGACCGTACGCCGGGGCCTCCCCGGATCTCGTCATCGAACAGGGCGACAACGTACACACGAGCGATGCGATCGGTCCGAATTCGTGGTGGGCGAACACTGGTGTCTGGCAGGGAGGCAACACGCGAAACGGCTTGTTCCTGTTTCACGGTCCGAGCTTCCGCCAAGGGGCGACCGACGCCGATGCCGAGATCGTCGATATCGCACCGACGATTCTCCACTCGATGAACGTTCCCGTGCCTGATGATATGGATGGGACCGTTCTGGACGTCTTCGAAGACGATGCCGACAACGCTGTCACATATCGGACGCCGCTTTCCACCCCCAACAGCGCTGCCAGAACCGAGAGTGAATCGGTCGAACAACGGTTGGCCGACCTGGGATACCTCGAGTGA
- a CDS encoding DUF354 domain-containing protein codes for MRVLFDITHPAHVHLFKNAIRELWDSGHHVLVTARGKDITVPLLESYGIPHVVLSSKSSGIVGTVSEWLLREVRLARIATEFDPDVIVSRFNPAGAHASKVVGCPFLMLDDTENESSLIKNLTYPLADAVFTPSCFELELGDNQIRYDGYHELAYLHPDRFTPDEAALRDHDIDPDGEYYVIRLTAWDAFHDYGASGVSQQTLSEIVSLLSDRGSVYITSEGSVPSALADYGLEIPPCRIHDLLAFANGYIGDSGTMATEAAILGTPAIRIDPLAGRHTGGNFVELEERYGLLRSTPHEREAVRELRAQVSDPRTAEKHREGVKRLLDDKIDVTAFLLDRIRSVTNDSDPKRTQRNFSQGEATKPRTTPD; via the coding sequence ATGCGGGTCCTCTTCGACATCACTCATCCGGCACACGTGCACCTGTTCAAGAACGCGATTCGGGAACTCTGGGACTCCGGCCACCACGTCCTCGTCACGGCGAGGGGAAAGGACATCACGGTACCGCTGCTCGAGTCCTACGGGATCCCACACGTCGTCCTCTCGTCTAAATCGAGCGGGATCGTCGGGACGGTCAGTGAATGGCTGCTCCGAGAGGTCCGACTGGCACGAATCGCGACCGAGTTCGACCCCGACGTTATCGTCAGTCGGTTCAACCCTGCTGGCGCACACGCGTCGAAGGTCGTCGGGTGTCCGTTCCTGATGCTAGACGATACGGAGAACGAATCGTCGCTCATCAAAAATCTCACCTATCCGCTCGCGGACGCCGTCTTCACGCCGTCGTGTTTCGAACTCGAGCTGGGCGACAATCAGATCAGATACGACGGATACCACGAACTGGCGTATCTGCATCCCGACCGGTTTACACCCGACGAAGCGGCGTTGCGGGACCACGATATCGATCCCGACGGAGAGTACTACGTTATCCGATTGACCGCCTGGGACGCGTTCCACGACTACGGCGCCTCCGGCGTGTCACAGCAGACCCTATCCGAGATCGTTTCGCTACTGAGCGATCGCGGAAGCGTATACATAACGAGCGAAGGATCTGTGCCGTCGGCGCTGGCGGACTACGGACTCGAGATCCCGCCATGCCGAATCCACGATCTACTAGCTTTTGCCAATGGATATATCGGAGATTCGGGAACGATGGCGACTGAAGCGGCGATCCTTGGAACGCCGGCGATCCGGATCGATCCGCTCGCGGGACGCCACACCGGCGGGAATTTCGTCGAACTAGAGGAGCGGTACGGCCTCCTCCGTTCGACACCGCATGAACGTGAGGCAGTCCGCGAACTGAGAGCGCAAGTCTCCGATCCGCGGACAGCAGAAAAGCATCGTGAGGGCGTGAAGAGACTGCTCGACGATAAGATAGATGTCACCGCCTTTCTCCTGGATCGAATACGTTCCGTCACGAACGACAGCGATCCGAAACGGACACAACGGAATTTCAGCCAGGGGGAAGCGACCAAACCCAGAACGACACCGGACTGA
- a CDS encoding polysaccharide deacetylase family protein, which produces MKGHDFAVCLTHDVDRPYKTFQAPYDAIVERDLAHLTSLVSDDRPYWQFDELLSLEEKYDVRSSFYFLNEKKLLRDKRPQEWIKPRNWILFGGRYEITSDEITDVIRTLDRGGWEVGLHGSYESFDDRGRLRFEKEQLEELLDGDVIGGRQHYLNLQGTRTWDHHRRIGLRYDASLGSSTEYGFNGRYDIRRPFDDEFVVFPLTIMETPLMESTPSVDAAWRECKRLLVEAQEHGAVMTVLWHPRYINEEEYPGYRTIYERLIREAKAMDAWVGPCGEYYRRLETTVQ; this is translated from the coding sequence ATGAAGGGACACGACTTCGCGGTCTGTTTGACACACGACGTCGATAGACCGTACAAGACGTTTCAGGCCCCATACGATGCGATTGTGGAACGAGATCTAGCACACCTGACGTCACTGGTCAGCGATGACCGCCCGTACTGGCAGTTCGACGAACTGCTGTCTCTCGAAGAGAAATACGACGTTCGGTCATCGTTTTATTTCCTAAACGAGAAGAAGCTTCTCCGAGATAAACGCCCCCAAGAGTGGATCAAACCACGGAATTGGATACTCTTCGGTGGGCGATACGAGATAACGTCAGATGAGATCACGGACGTGATTCGGACACTCGACCGAGGGGGGTGGGAGGTCGGTTTGCACGGGTCTTACGAGTCCTTCGATGACCGTGGTCGATTACGATTCGAGAAAGAGCAACTCGAGGAGTTACTGGACGGGGACGTCATCGGCGGCCGGCAGCACTATCTCAATTTGCAGGGAACGCGAACGTGGGACCACCATCGACGGATCGGATTGCGATACGATGCCAGCCTGGGGTCGAGCACGGAGTACGGGTTCAACGGCCGGTATGACATCCGCCGGCCGTTCGACGACGAGTTCGTCGTGTTTCCGCTTACGATTATGGAAACGCCGCTAATGGAATCGACACCGTCGGTCGACGCCGCGTGGCGGGAGTGCAAGCGACTGCTCGTCGAAGCTCAGGAACATGGTGCAGTTATGACCGTGCTCTGGCACCCGAGATACATAAACGAGGAAGAATACCCTGGTTACCGAACGATCTACGAACGGCTGATTCGAGAAGCCAAGGCCATGGACGCCTGGGTAGGCCCCTGCGGAGAATACTACCGGCGACTCGAGACGACAGTGCAGTGA
- a CDS encoding ATP-dependent carboxylate-amine ligase — protein MSASPRVLLLDGDYPSSITIAKELSEDIGATVIGAGTTAYSRLLRSRYCDVEVTVAPTDDDRYAESLLSAIRTHRPAFVLPVGYQSAAQLQCLRPELPSSVTVCLPSAESFCAGSDKATTASYATDLGIDVPTDYSSLVESIDANGRSADALARLEFPVFLKARREAGGGGATTARVNDPARFWEAYDEILAAAPTDDVLVQELVDGPGMTYGVGVLCLDNEVVLRFCHEELRSVPRRGGSGTLLRICRDTALERRAAELLRSIGWHGIALVEFTQRADGSFVLMEINPKFWASYALASAHGYRFASTMVASALDLDADVPFGTAESVGEMVFPLRELYHCARNPTRRLARECLETALRPGVDWNVDRDDIGAWLTPPVDIVRRMPTFERPRTRIG, from the coding sequence ATGAGCGCCTCGCCACGGGTTCTGCTCCTCGACGGAGACTATCCGAGTTCGATCACCATTGCGAAGGAACTTAGCGAGGACATCGGTGCGACCGTCATCGGTGCAGGAACGACGGCGTACAGCCGCCTGCTCCGTTCGCGATACTGCGACGTGGAGGTCACCGTCGCGCCGACCGACGACGATCGGTACGCCGAGTCGCTCCTGTCCGCGATCCGGACCCACCGACCGGCGTTCGTCCTCCCTGTCGGCTACCAGTCGGCGGCCCAACTCCAGTGTCTTCGACCGGAGCTCCCGTCGTCCGTTACGGTCTGTCTCCCGTCCGCGGAGTCGTTCTGCGCTGGATCGGACAAAGCGACCACCGCCTCCTACGCGACGGATCTCGGGATCGACGTTCCGACGGACTACTCGAGCCTCGTCGAATCGATCGATGCGAACGGTCGGTCGGCCGACGCGCTCGCTCGGCTAGAGTTCCCGGTCTTCCTCAAAGCCAGACGTGAAGCCGGCGGTGGGGGTGCGACCACGGCACGGGTCAACGATCCAGCCCGCTTTTGGGAGGCCTACGACGAGATACTGGCGGCCGCGCCGACGGACGACGTGCTGGTCCAGGAACTCGTTGACGGACCGGGGATGACCTACGGCGTCGGCGTGCTCTGTCTGGACAACGAGGTCGTCCTCCGGTTTTGCCACGAGGAACTCAGATCCGTTCCGCGCCGCGGCGGGAGCGGTACCCTCCTCCGAATCTGCCGCGACACCGCTCTCGAGCGGCGAGCGGCCGAGTTGCTCCGATCGATCGGCTGGCACGGGATCGCGCTCGTCGAGTTCACGCAGCGAGCGGACGGCTCGTTCGTCCTCATGGAGATCAACCCGAAGTTCTGGGCGTCGTATGCGTTGGCCAGCGCGCACGGCTACCGATTCGCGTCGACGATGGTCGCCAGCGCGCTCGACCTCGACGCAGACGTGCCCTTTGGCACCGCCGAATCGGTCGGCGAGATGGTGTTCCCGCTCAGAGAACTGTATCACTGCGCTCGAAACCCGACACGGCGACTGGCTCGTGAGTGCCTCGAGACGGCGCTCAGACCCGGAGTCGACTGGAACGTTGACCGAGACGACATCGGTGCGTGGCTGACGCCGCCGGTAGACATCGTCCGACGCATGCCCACGTTCGAGCGACCTCGAACCCGGATCGGCTGA
- a CDS encoding lipid II:glycine glycyltransferase FemX: MSIEITTLDGTVREQWDKYVSRSPHGTIFHRYAALKAQEDCSNTSLHPLVGYKGEEPIGVFPVFSAQRGPFTFAFSPPYELHVPNLGPALLNMQKLKQRKREKRHRRFIDGCLEWITTELETSYVSIRTGWRYDDLRPFTWNEFDVQPSYTYVIDLETDEDELLERFSSTTRKTVRNNLDEEYAVTTGGREAVEWIMERVRERYHHQEKTATISTGFVVDLYDRLPEGTVRPYILSVDGEPVTGTILLEDDGIAHRWQGGAKPDVDLPANELLEWHMLTDAMERGIREYEMVDANEPRINKWKAKFAPDVRTYFTMKRSGPGVEAAVQLYLRLRDQSELVTKLAPGR; encoded by the coding sequence ATGAGTATCGAGATTACGACACTAGACGGAACCGTCCGGGAACAGTGGGACAAATACGTATCACGGTCACCGCATGGGACGATCTTTCACAGGTACGCTGCGCTGAAAGCACAGGAAGACTGTTCGAACACATCGCTTCACCCGCTGGTCGGATACAAGGGAGAAGAACCAATCGGCGTCTTTCCGGTCTTCTCGGCACAGCGAGGCCCTTTCACGTTCGCGTTCTCGCCGCCGTACGAACTGCACGTTCCGAACCTCGGACCGGCGCTGCTCAACATGCAGAAACTGAAACAACGGAAACGAGAGAAACGCCACCGCCGGTTCATCGACGGCTGTCTCGAGTGGATCACGACCGAACTGGAGACCAGCTACGTCTCGATCAGAACCGGCTGGCGCTACGACGACTTGCGCCCGTTCACATGGAACGAGTTCGACGTACAGCCGAGCTACACCTACGTGATCGACCTCGAAACGGACGAAGACGAGCTCTTAGAGCGTTTCAGTAGCACGACGCGGAAGACCGTCCGGAACAACCTCGACGAGGAGTACGCGGTGACGACCGGTGGGCGAGAGGCAGTCGAGTGGATTATGGAGCGCGTCCGAGAGCGGTATCACCACCAGGAGAAGACGGCGACGATCTCGACCGGGTTCGTCGTCGACCTCTACGACCGACTCCCCGAAGGAACCGTCCGTCCTTACATCCTCTCGGTCGACGGCGAACCGGTCACAGGGACGATCCTTCTCGAGGACGACGGGATCGCTCACCGGTGGCAAGGGGGTGCGAAACCGGACGTCGACCTCCCGGCGAACGAACTCCTCGAGTGGCACATGCTGACCGATGCGATGGAACGGGGCATCCGGGAGTACGAGATGGTCGACGCGAACGAGCCACGAATAAACAAGTGGAAAGCGAAGTTCGCTCCCGACGTTCGGACATACTTCACGATGAAGCGGTCGGGACCCGGCGTCGAAGCGGCCGTTCAGCTCTATCTCAGACTCCGCGATCAGAGCGAACTCGTCACGAAACTCGCCCCCGGTCGGTAA
- a CDS encoding peptidoglycan bridge formation glycyltransferase FemA/FemB family protein — MSLTVRQLDTIETANENQWDEVVSQAELGSVFHRYDWLRAVERGRSFDPRHLVVEKKGNPIAVWPNFVASVGPTPLRRLNTVKPGSVGPIAMTDEEAAIERLLEAVPVLCDGRVLFNQISIVDPDYVRYHDVLSEHGYELRIENCHLRLDITHDWDEIIAEMDSSRRRAIRRGHDHDGTVVDEALTPELLADVHRSYESVIDRLEGWRLPASFFRELEHVPELVKVFSLYVDGKRRGSMVFVLDDERSTIQYLCSAVTEDDFEYNASELIHEHAIKWGMENGYETYNFRGTDPDFRDGLFRFKERFAADPVPCLTWERGYPKPALTGLNAGRTLYQWYTS; from the coding sequence ATGTCTCTAACCGTCCGGCAGCTCGACACCATCGAAACGGCGAACGAAAACCAGTGGGACGAAGTCGTCTCTCAGGCCGAACTCGGCAGCGTCTTCCATCGATACGACTGGCTCCGGGCGGTCGAACGCGGCCGCTCGTTCGACCCCCGACACCTCGTCGTCGAAAAGAAGGGGAATCCGATCGCGGTGTGGCCGAACTTCGTCGCTTCCGTCGGCCCCACGCCGCTCCGGCGGTTGAACACCGTCAAACCAGGATCGGTCGGTCCGATCGCGATGACCGACGAGGAAGCGGCTATCGAACGCCTCCTCGAGGCGGTTCCCGTGCTCTGTGACGGCCGCGTTCTGTTCAATCAGATCAGTATCGTCGACCCCGATTACGTCCGCTACCACGACGTACTCAGCGAGCACGGCTACGAGCTGCGGATCGAGAACTGTCACCTCCGTCTCGACATCACCCACGACTGGGACGAGATCATCGCGGAGATGGACAGTTCGCGCCGACGAGCGATCCGACGCGGCCACGACCACGACGGAACGGTCGTCGACGAGGCGCTCACCCCAGAACTGCTCGCGGACGTGCACAGAAGCTACGAGTCCGTCATCGACCGGCTCGAGGGATGGCGATTGCCGGCGTCGTTCTTCCGCGAACTCGAACACGTACCGGAACTGGTGAAGGTGTTCTCGCTCTACGTCGACGGCAAGCGGCGCGGATCGATGGTGTTCGTCCTGGACGACGAGCGGTCGACGATCCAGTACCTCTGTTCGGCCGTGACGGAAGACGATTTCGAGTACAACGCCTCGGAGTTGATCCACGAACACGCGATCAAGTGGGGAATGGAGAACGGCTACGAGACCTACAATTTCCGTGGGACGGACCCGGACTTCAGAGACGGGCTGTTCCGATTCAAAGAACGGTTCGCGGCCGACCCCGTCCCGTGTCTGACTTGGGAACGCGGCTACCCGAAACCGGCCCTGACGGGCCTGAACGCCGGGCGAACGCTGTACCAGTGGTACACGTCCTGA
- a CDS encoding flippase, whose product MDIARSSLKVFVSNVGGAVVLFLGIAFFARELGAAQLGVFFLFQALLRFLSLPATLGLNTAIIKRISEGRSPEQTLSTGLVLKLVLLSVIVPILVAASPILNEYLGAELALLLAVTLVVQEVAEVMIDALEGELRVGETAIITFTHSVTWIGVGAILVTRGYGATGLAYALLIGYAAELALAAYKVETGIGSPSRDLARSLVNYSKYATVSDANGYMHSWMDILVISFFLAPAAVGVYEVAWQVAAPVLLFTSAISTTIFPQISSWEATGSIEAVERLFSRVVTPAVLLTIPAFFGVLLLSREILELVYGPEYTAAWLVLIILVGGKIPRAIRILAGNSLFGLNRPDYVTRAALVDIIGNLVLNFVLIWQFGIVGAAVATVVSMTAGTVVRTYYLSQLMRLRVRYDEILWCVGSATGMYLVLYAMKQRYPVDSLPTLLAFVVAGVAIYGALVSLHGSMRSQLWRHAIEQF is encoded by the coding sequence ATGGATATCGCTCGATCGTCGTTGAAAGTCTTCGTCTCGAACGTCGGCGGCGCTGTAGTGTTGTTTCTGGGTATCGCGTTTTTCGCCCGCGAACTCGGAGCGGCGCAACTGGGGGTGTTCTTTCTCTTCCAAGCGCTGCTCAGATTTCTCTCGCTGCCTGCGACTCTCGGATTGAACACCGCGATCATAAAACGGATCAGCGAGGGCCGTAGCCCCGAGCAAACGCTCTCGACAGGACTCGTTCTAAAGCTCGTGCTGTTGTCGGTGATCGTGCCGATTCTCGTGGCCGCGAGTCCGATTCTCAACGAGTATCTCGGTGCGGAGCTGGCTCTACTGTTGGCCGTTACGCTCGTCGTCCAGGAGGTCGCAGAGGTGATGATCGATGCGCTGGAAGGCGAACTGCGCGTCGGTGAAACGGCGATCATCACCTTCACTCACTCGGTCACCTGGATCGGGGTCGGTGCGATTCTCGTGACGCGTGGCTACGGGGCGACTGGATTGGCGTACGCCTTGCTGATCGGCTACGCGGCGGAACTCGCGTTGGCGGCGTACAAAGTCGAAACCGGTATCGGGTCTCCATCCCGGGATCTCGCACGGTCGCTGGTCAACTACTCGAAGTACGCCACCGTCTCCGACGCCAACGGATACATGCACAGTTGGATGGATATCCTCGTCATCAGTTTCTTCCTCGCCCCGGCGGCGGTCGGCGTGTACGAGGTCGCGTGGCAGGTCGCCGCGCCGGTGTTGCTGTTCACGAGCGCGATCAGCACGACGATCTTCCCGCAGATCAGCTCCTGGGAAGCCACCGGATCGATCGAAGCCGTCGAGCGGCTGTTTTCGAGGGTCGTCACGCCGGCGGTACTACTGACAATTCCGGCCTTTTTCGGCGTGTTGCTCCTTTCACGAGAGATTCTCGAGCTGGTCTACGGCCCGGAGTATACGGCGGCGTGGCTCGTCCTCATCATCCTCGTCGGTGGAAAGATTCCGCGAGCGATTCGGATACTCGCCGGAAACTCCCTGTTCGGTCTGAATCGGCCCGACTACGTCACGCGCGCCGCGCTCGTCGACATCATCGGGAATTTGGTGCTGAATTTCGTCCTCATATGGCAGTTCGGGATTGTTGGCGCTGCGGTCGCGACGGTCGTTTCGATGACGGCTGGGACTGTCGTACGAACGTACTATCTCTCACAACTGATGCGACTCCGCGTTCGGTACGACGAGATACTCTGGTGTGTCGGCTCGGCCACCGGGATGTACCTCGTTCTCTACGCGATGAAACAGCGATACCCGGTCGATTCCCTTCCCACGTTGCTCGCATTCGTCGTTGCCGGTGTCGCGATTTACGGTGCGCTCGTCTCGCTACACGGCTCGATGCGATCGCAGTTGTGGCGCCACGCGATAGAGCAGTTCTAG
- a CDS encoding DUF1616 domain-containing protein, with the protein MERLRSIREVPRLARRPPADLAAVLAAIGLVNVVTFAPVVRHPILRVPVVLAFVLFVPGYAVVAALFPERNRSVDREAETEHDGAPDDGSTSRSRAWWGTVDGVDRAAFSVAFSVVVVPLTGAAVSLAGWELRPGPILVALSVATAFTTAVAIRRRAVVPPARRFRVPYRQRLIEVRSALFGSDTRGESILNVALVATVVLALVSVGYAATVLPEDDEFSTIYLLSDGEDIESDSYLSDLEQNQTAAVTVGIDNQEGRGMNYTVVAVEQTVDSDGNDTVVRRQRELDRFNATVAAGETVRFDSEVDPTLRGEDARVAWLLYRNGAPAEPSTAGAYRYVSLTFGNETSGNETVESVAA; encoded by the coding sequence ATGGAACGGCTCCGCTCGATCCGGGAGGTACCGCGGCTCGCTCGACGACCGCCGGCGGACCTCGCCGCGGTACTCGCGGCGATCGGTCTAGTCAACGTCGTCACGTTCGCACCGGTCGTTCGACACCCGATACTCCGCGTTCCGGTCGTGCTCGCGTTCGTCCTCTTCGTTCCGGGGTACGCCGTCGTCGCCGCGCTGTTTCCGGAGCGGAACCGATCGGTCGACCGCGAGGCGGAGACCGAACACGACGGCGCCCCCGACGACGGATCGACCTCGCGGTCACGCGCGTGGTGGGGAACCGTCGACGGGGTCGACCGCGCGGCGTTCTCGGTCGCGTTCAGCGTCGTCGTCGTTCCGCTGACCGGAGCCGCGGTGAGCCTCGCGGGGTGGGAACTCCGCCCGGGACCGATCCTCGTCGCGCTCTCGGTGGCCACCGCGTTCACGACGGCCGTCGCGATACGACGCCGCGCGGTCGTCCCCCCTGCCAGGCGGTTTCGCGTTCCGTATCGGCAGCGGCTGATCGAGGTTCGGTCCGCGCTGTTTGGCTCCGACACGCGCGGCGAGTCGATACTGAACGTCGCGCTGGTCGCGACTGTCGTGCTCGCACTTGTCAGCGTCGGCTACGCTGCCACCGTCCTGCCGGAAGACGACGAGTTCTCGACGATCTATCTCCTCTCGGACGGTGAGGATATCGAGTCCGACAGCTACCTGTCCGATCTCGAGCAAAATCAGACCGCCGCGGTCACCGTCGGTATCGACAACCAGGAGGGACGAGGGATGAACTATACGGTCGTCGCAGTCGAACAAACCGTCGATTCGGACGGAAACGATACCGTCGTTCGGAGGCAACGGGAGCTAGACCGATTCAACGCAACCGTTGCTGCCGGCGAAACAGTGCGCTTCGACTCCGAGGTCGATCCGACGCTGCGGGGCGAGGACGCCCGCGTTGCCTGGTTACTCTATCGAAACGGTGCGCCTGCGGAGCCGTCCACGGCCGGTGCGTATCGGTACGTCTCACTCACGTTCGGAAACGAGACGAGCGGCAACGAAACAGTGGAATCCGTTGCTGCGTAA